Proteins encoded together in one Microbacterium sp. LWO12-1.2 window:
- the miaA gene encoding tRNA (adenosine(37)-N6)-dimethylallyltransferase MiaA, which yields MGSPADGPRLWAIVGATGTGKSDLALDLAESLRANGNPAEVVNADAMQLYRGMDIGTAKLAPQERRGIPHHLFDVREVTEEAAVAWYQPLARAAIADIHARGGDAILVGGSGLYVSSVVFDFRFPPRDAVVRARLENELEEAGTAVLLERLRVLDPETAARIDPKNGRRIIRALEVIEQGAQTHGAALPEKPVVWHPRTRLIGLRVDRAELVERLDARVDRMWATGLVDEVVTLREQGLEHGVTASRAIGYAQALGQLNETMSESEAIAQTQSLTRRYARRQVSWFKRYPDLEWHEHPVDPAGLLAR from the coding sequence ATCGGTTCGCCCGCCGACGGTCCGCGTCTCTGGGCGATCGTCGGTGCGACCGGAACAGGCAAGAGCGACCTTGCACTCGATCTCGCCGAGTCACTCAGAGCGAACGGCAATCCGGCCGAGGTCGTGAACGCCGATGCCATGCAGCTCTATCGCGGCATGGACATCGGCACGGCGAAGCTGGCACCGCAGGAGCGCCGAGGCATCCCGCATCATCTCTTCGACGTGCGCGAGGTCACCGAGGAGGCTGCCGTCGCCTGGTATCAGCCGCTCGCGCGGGCGGCGATCGCCGACATCCACGCTCGCGGCGGTGACGCGATCCTGGTGGGCGGCTCCGGACTGTACGTGTCCAGCGTGGTCTTCGACTTCCGCTTTCCCCCGCGTGACGCGGTGGTCCGGGCGCGACTGGAGAATGAGCTCGAGGAAGCCGGGACAGCAGTGCTGCTGGAGCGGCTTCGCGTCCTCGATCCGGAGACGGCCGCGCGGATCGACCCGAAGAACGGGCGACGGATCATCCGCGCACTCGAAGTCATCGAACAGGGGGCCCAGACCCATGGCGCTGCCCTTCCTGAGAAGCCGGTGGTGTGGCATCCGCGCACCCGACTGATCGGCCTCCGTGTCGATCGGGCGGAACTCGTCGAGCGACTCGATGCACGGGTCGACCGTATGTGGGCGACGGGCCTCGTCGACGAGGTCGTCACCCTCCGCGAGCAGGGCCTCGAGCACGGCGTGACCGCCAGTCGCGCCATCGGATACGCGCAGGCCCTCGGACAGCTCAACGAAACGATGAGCGAATCCGAGGCGATCGCGCAGACACAGTCGCTCACCCGCCGCTACGCGAGGCGCCAGGTGTCCTGGTTCAAGCGCTATCCCGACCTCGAGTGGCATGAGCATCCTGTCGATCCGGCAGGGCTGCTCGCGCGCTGA